In one Shewanella loihica PV-4 genomic region, the following are encoded:
- the kdsB gene encoding 8-amino-3,8-dideoxy-manno-octulosonate cytidylyltransferase KdsB, translating into MNVTLLIPARYGSSRFPGKPLAPINGKPMIQHVYERAALAKGLTAIYVATDDLRIKEAVEAFGGKVVMTDANAASGTDRIEDAITQLGLADDDLVINLQGDQPLIDPISIEQIITLFERHPGEFGMATLGYEITEEHELNDPKHVKMVFDNQFNALYFSRARIPFGRDTDDYPVYKHLGVYAYTREFVRTFNKLPLGRLEDLEKLEQLRALEHGHTIKVAISAFDSPEVDTPEDIRICEARLAVD; encoded by the coding sequence ATGAATGTGACTCTGTTAATCCCTGCTCGCTATGGCTCAAGCCGTTTTCCGGGTAAGCCATTGGCGCCGATTAACGGTAAGCCGATGATCCAGCACGTTTACGAGCGTGCGGCGCTGGCAAAAGGCTTAACTGCCATCTATGTGGCCACCGACGATCTGCGCATCAAGGAGGCCGTTGAAGCCTTTGGCGGTAAGGTAGTCATGACAGATGCCAATGCTGCCTCCGGCACCGACAGAATCGAGGATGCAATCACCCAGCTTGGCTTGGCGGACGATGACCTGGTGATCAACCTCCAGGGCGATCAGCCGCTGATCGATCCTATCTCCATCGAGCAGATCATCACACTGTTTGAGCGTCATCCAGGGGAGTTCGGCATGGCAACCCTAGGCTATGAGATCACCGAAGAGCATGAGCTTAACGATCCCAAGCACGTCAAGATGGTGTTCGACAACCAATTTAACGCCCTCTATTTCTCTCGTGCCCGCATCCCCTTCGGCCGTGATACAGATGACTACCCGGTCTACAAACACCTGGGCGTGTATGCCTACACCCGCGAGTTTGTCAGAACCTTCAATAAGCTGCCACTTGGCCGTTTAGAAGATCTCGAAAAGCTTGAGCAGCTGCGCGCACTGGAACATGGCCACACGATCAAGGTTGCCATCAGCGCCTTCGACTCGCCCGAGGTCGATACCCCAGAAGATATTCGCATCTGCGAAGCACGCCTTGCGGTAGACTAG
- the kdnB gene encoding 3-deoxy-alpha-D-manno-octulosonate 8-oxidase KdnB, whose protein sequence is MSFKNFKCVPKMIFGRGSFAQLDTVLEEERKQGDDFVVFLIDDVHQDKPLAQRVPAKPQDLVIYVNVDDEPTTEQVDNLTEQVQAFNSKLPVSVIGLGGGSTMDLAKAVSLMLTNPGGSAMYQGWDLIKNPAVHHIGIPTVSGTGAEASRTAVLCGPVRKLGLNSDYTVFDQIIMDSELIDGVPTDQWFYTGMDCYIHCVESLQGTFLNEFAKAFAEKSMDLCREVFLDDHPEKDDKLMMASYMGGMSIAYSQVGACHAVSYGLGYVLGYHHGIGNCLAFDVLEEFYPEGVAEFRQMMDKHNITLPKNICKDLPDETIAKMVAVTKSMGPLWANVYGEGWEEKVTDEMLTKLFRRI, encoded by the coding sequence ATGAGTTTTAAAAATTTCAAATGCGTACCGAAAATGATCTTTGGTCGTGGTTCTTTCGCGCAACTGGATACAGTGCTCGAAGAAGAGCGTAAGCAAGGCGACGATTTCGTGGTCTTCCTGATCGATGATGTGCATCAGGACAAGCCCCTCGCCCAGCGCGTACCCGCTAAGCCTCAGGATCTTGTGATCTACGTTAACGTAGACGACGAGCCAACCACAGAGCAGGTAGACAACCTCACCGAGCAGGTACAAGCCTTCAACAGCAAGCTACCTGTCAGCGTTATCGGTCTGGGCGGCGGTTCCACCATGGATCTGGCCAAGGCAGTATCACTCATGCTGACTAACCCAGGTGGCAGCGCCATGTATCAGGGTTGGGACCTGATCAAGAACCCAGCGGTGCACCATATCGGTATCCCAACGGTTTCTGGTACCGGCGCAGAAGCTTCTCGCACCGCGGTACTGTGTGGCCCTGTTCGTAAGCTAGGTCTGAACTCAGACTACACGGTATTTGACCAGATCATCATGGACTCTGAGCTGATCGACGGCGTGCCGACAGATCAGTGGTTCTACACGGGTATGGATTGCTACATCCACTGTGTCGAGTCGCTACAAGGCACCTTCTTGAACGAATTTGCCAAGGCCTTCGCCGAGAAGTCGATGGATCTTTGCCGTGAAGTCTTCCTGGACGATCACCCAGAGAAGGATGACAAGCTGATGATGGCCTCTTACATGGGCGGCATGAGCATCGCTTACAGCCAGGTTGGTGCCTGTCACGCCGTTTCATACGGCCTTGGCTATGTACTGGGTTACCACCATGGTATCGGTAACTGCCTGGCGTTCGACGTACTGGAAGAGTTCTACCCTGAGGGTGTGGCCGAGTTCCGTCAGATGATGGATAAGCACAACATCACCCTGCCTAAGAACATCTGTAAAGATCTGCCAGATGAAACCATCGCTAAGATGGTTGCCGTCACCAAGAGCATGGGGCCACTATGGGCCAACGTCTATGGCGAAGGTTGGGAAGAGAAAGTCACAGACGAAATGTTGACTAAACTGTTCCGTCGAATCTAA
- the kdnA gene encoding 8-amino-3,8-dideoxy-alpha-D-manno-octulosonate transaminase KdnA codes for MPGFELFGPEEKQEVADVMENGFTFRYNFDHMRNDRWKTREMEQLLCEKMNVKHAHLLSSGTAALQTALAAAGIGAGDEVIVPPFTFVASVEAVFMAGAVPVFAEIDETLCLSPEGIEAAITPRTKAVNLVHMCGSMAKMDEIKAICEKHNLVLLEDACQAIGGSYKGQALGTIGDVGCYSFDSVKTITCGEGGAVITNDETIYNHAHMFSDHGHDHVGNDRGAESHPIMGLNFRISEMNSALGLAQLRKLDTIIDIQRKNKKLLKDAMAELPEVSFREIPDPEGDSAGFLSFMLPTEARTQEISKKLAENGVDGCFYWYVNNWHYLSNWKHIQELKSPAALPITLIADKPDYTQVSVPKSDAIMSRTISMLIKLSWTEEEIAQRIENIKRAFAA; via the coding sequence ATGCCTGGTTTTGAATTATTTGGTCCTGAAGAGAAGCAGGAAGTTGCTGACGTAATGGAAAACGGTTTTACCTTCCGTTACAACTTTGATCACATGCGTAACGACCGCTGGAAGACGCGTGAGATGGAGCAACTGCTCTGCGAGAAGATGAATGTCAAACACGCCCACCTGCTCTCGAGCGGTACCGCTGCCCTGCAGACGGCACTGGCCGCCGCAGGTATAGGCGCAGGCGATGAAGTGATCGTTCCTCCCTTTACCTTCGTGGCCTCTGTCGAAGCCGTATTCATGGCCGGCGCCGTTCCCGTATTTGCCGAGATCGACGAGACCCTGTGTCTGTCACCAGAAGGCATTGAAGCCGCTATTACCCCTCGTACCAAGGCAGTAAACCTGGTACACATGTGTGGCTCTATGGCCAAGATGGATGAGATCAAGGCTATCTGTGAGAAGCACAACCTGGTGCTGCTGGAAGATGCCTGTCAGGCCATCGGCGGTAGCTACAAGGGTCAGGCACTGGGCACTATCGGTGACGTAGGCTGCTACTCTTTCGATTCTGTTAAGACCATCACCTGTGGTGAAGGCGGCGCGGTGATCACCAATGATGAGACCATCTATAACCACGCCCATATGTTCTCTGACCATGGCCACGACCATGTCGGTAACGATCGCGGCGCAGAGAGTCACCCTATCATGGGTCTGAACTTCCGCATCTCTGAGATGAACTCGGCGCTTGGCCTTGCGCAGCTGCGTAAGCTAGATACCATCATCGACATCCAGCGCAAGAACAAGAAGCTGCTTAAAGATGCCATGGCCGAGCTGCCAGAGGTGAGCTTCCGCGAGATCCCGGATCCAGAAGGTGACTCAGCAGGCTTCCTAAGCTTCATGCTGCCTACCGAGGCCCGCACCCAAGAGATCAGCAAAAAACTGGCCGAAAACGGCGTTGACGGCTGCTTCTACTGGTATGTGAACAACTGGCACTACCTGTCAAACTGGAAACACATTCAAGAGCTTAAATCACCAGCCGCTCTGCCGATCACATTAATTGCCGACAAACCTGACTATACTCAGGTGTCTGTGCCTAAGTCTGATGCCATCATGAGCCGCACCATTTCGATGTTGATCAAGCTCTCTTGGACTGAAGAAGAGATCGCCCAGCGCATCGAGAACATCAAGCGTGCCTTCGCCGCTTAA
- the can gene encoding carbonate dehydratase yields the protein MKLLKPLFDNNRRWANRILEENPKFFEQLAQQQNPEYLWIGCSDSRVPSNQIIDLMPGEVFVHRNIANMVIHTDLNCLSVLQYAVEVLQVKHIMVVGHYGCGGIKASMGNDRLGLIDNWLGHIRDIHRLHAKELAELDEKTRFDRLCELNVIEQVGNVASTTIVQDAWERGQKVAVHGWIYSVENGLLSDLDVTVDNETFARR from the coding sequence ATGAAACTACTTAAACCTTTGTTCGACAACAACCGCCGCTGGGCCAACCGCATCCTGGAAGAGAATCCTAAGTTCTTTGAACAACTGGCCCAACAGCAAAATCCCGAGTATCTGTGGATTGGCTGCTCGGACAGTCGGGTACCGTCGAACCAGATCATCGACCTCATGCCGGGCGAGGTGTTCGTTCATAGAAACATCGCCAACATGGTGATCCACACGGATCTCAACTGCCTCTCGGTGCTGCAATATGCGGTGGAGGTGCTCCAGGTTAAACATATCATGGTGGTCGGCCACTACGGCTGCGGCGGCATCAAGGCCTCCATGGGCAATGATCGCCTCGGACTCATTGACAACTGGCTGGGCCATATCCGCGATATCCATCGCCTGCACGCCAAGGAGCTGGCGGAGCTTGATGAGAAGACCCGCTTCGATCGCCTGTGTGAGCTCAACGTCATCGAGCAGGTCGGCAATGTCGCCAGCACCACCATAGTGCAAGACGCCTGGGAGCGCGGTCAGAAGGTGGCGGTACACGGCTGGATCTACAGCGTCGAAAACGGCCTGCTGTCGGATCTCGACGTCACGGTAGACAACGAAACCTTTGCCCGCCGTTAG